The following are encoded together in the Citrus sinensis cultivar Valencia sweet orange chromosome 1, DVS_A1.0, whole genome shotgun sequence genome:
- the LOC102608561 gene encoding aspartic proteinase-like, protein MGIKFLLAAICMWVCPCILASMPPPPPPSHGLLRIQLKKRQLGINTINAARLITKNEVHNRFNHPKADVVYLNNYLDAQYYGEIGIGSPPQSFSVVFDTGSSNLWVPSSKCLFSISCYLHSRYRARLSRTYTKIGVPCKIHYGSGQISGFFSQDNVKIGDMIIKDQEFVEVTKEGLLPFLALQFDGILGLGFRDIAAGNATPLWYNMVRQGHISQKIFSLWLNQDPNSEVGGEIIFGGFDWRHFRGSHIYVPITEKGYWQIKVGDILIENSSTGFCEDGCTAILDSGTSVLAGPTTVVAQINHAIGAEGIVSMQCKTVVFEYGNMIWEFLISGVQPETVCSDIGLCVYNGSRYMNTGIETVVQHKTSNGSSINESTLCAFCEMIVFWIQMQLKQQKTKEAIFKYADKLCEVLPNPMGKSFINCDDIASMPYVSFTIGNRSFPLSPEQYIFKIEEGHSTICISGFIALDVPPPQGPLWVLGDMFLRAYHTVFDFGNLQIGFAEAA, encoded by the exons ATGGGGATTAAGTTTCTTCTTGCTGCAATATGTATGTGGGTTTGCCCCTGCATCTTAGCCTCGAtgcctcctcctcctcctccttctCATGGGTTACTGAGGATTCAACTGAAGAAGCGGCAGTTAGGCATTAACACCATCAACGCTGCAAGGTTAATCACTAAAAACGAGGTTCACAATCGTTTCAATCATCCTAAAGCAGATGTAGTTTATTTAAACAACTATCTTGATGCCCAATATTATGGAGAGATTGGTATTGGTTCACCTCCACAAAGTTTCTCTGTCGTCTTTGATACTGGCAGCTCTAATCTTTGGGTCCCATCTTCTAAATGCCTTTTTTCT ATATCTTGCTATTTACATTCGAGATACAGGGCGAGGCTGTCCAGGACTTATACTAAGATTG GAGTACCTTGCAAAATTCATTATGGCTCTGGACAAATTTCTGGCTTCTTCAGCCAAGACAATGTCAAAATCGGCGATATGATCATCAAGGATCAA GAGTTTGTTGAGGTCACTAAGGAAGGATTATTACCATTCCTGGCTCTGCAATTTGATGGGATTCTTGGACTTGGGTTTCGGGATATTGCTGCTGGGAATGCCACGCCACTGtg GTATAATATGGTGCGACAAGGTCATATTAGCCAGAAAATATTCTCTCTCTGGCTCAATCAGGATCCAAATTCAGAAGTCGGAGGTGAGATAATCTTTGGAGGTTTTGATTGGAGGCATTTTAGGGGTAGCCATATCTATGTTCCGATTACTGAGAAAGGCTACTGGCAG ATTAAGGTGGGAGATATTTTGATTGAAAACAGTTCAACAG GATTTTGTGAAGATGGTTGCACTGCCATTTTGGACTCGGGAACATCAGTACTTGCTGGTCCAACT ACTGTAGTGGCTCAAATCAATCATGCTATTGGAGCAGAAGGAATTGTGAGCATGCAATGTAAAACTGTTGTTTTTGAGTATGGGAATATGATTTGGGAATTCCTAATATCTGgg GTACAACCTGAAACTGTTTGTTCAGACATTGGATTATGTGTATATAATGGATCTCGCTATATGAA CACTGGTATTGAGACTGTTGTGCAACATAAAACCAGCAACGGGTCATCTATAAATGAGAGCACGCTATGCGCTTTCTGTGAGATGATTGTTTTCTGGATTCAAATGCAGCttaaacaacaaaaaacaaaGGAGGCAATATTCAAATATGCAGATAAG CTTTGCGAGGTACTTCCAAACCCCATGGGAAAATCATTTATCAACTGTGATGACATCGCAAGCATGCCATATGTTTCGTTCACCATTGGAAATAGGTCCTTCCCCCTCTCTCCAGAACAG tatattttcaaaattgaagaagGCCATTCTACCATATGTATTAGTGGGTTCATCGCATTGGATGTACCTCCGCCGCAAGGTCCCCTTTG GGTTCTAGGAGACATGTTCCTGAGGGCATATCACACAGTTTTTGATTTTGGTAATCTACAAATAGGATTTGCTGAAGCTGCATAA